A genomic stretch from Marinobacter fonticola includes:
- a CDS encoding ABC transporter ATP-binding protein, producing the protein MADNAPLICKDIHKTFNDNEVLKGISLETRKGDVVSLIGSSGSGKSTFLRCINLLETPTSGEVIVHGDPIRFKHNRKGTRIPADTKQVELIRAKLSMVFQSFNLWSHMTVLENIIEAPIHVLKVPKKEAIERAEGYLHKVGIYERKDYYPSQMSGGQQQRAAIARALAMEPEVMLFDEPTSALDPELVGEVLRVMQSLAEEGRTMIVVTHEMAFARDVSSQVLFLHQGRIEEQGTPEKVFDNPDSERMKQFLAPNF; encoded by the coding sequence ATGGCGGACAACGCGCCCTTGATCTGTAAAGACATCCACAAAACCTTCAACGATAACGAGGTCCTCAAGGGGATTTCACTGGAAACCCGCAAAGGCGATGTGGTGTCGCTGATCGGCAGCTCCGGTTCCGGCAAGAGTACCTTCCTGCGCTGTATCAACCTCCTGGAAACGCCCACATCCGGGGAGGTGATCGTTCACGGTGACCCCATTCGGTTCAAGCACAATCGCAAGGGCACGCGTATTCCGGCAGATACCAAACAGGTGGAATTGATTCGCGCCAAGCTCTCCATGGTGTTCCAGAGCTTCAACCTTTGGTCCCACATGACGGTACTGGAAAACATCATCGAAGCGCCGATCCACGTACTTAAAGTGCCCAAGAAAGAGGCCATCGAACGTGCCGAAGGCTACCTGCACAAGGTCGGCATCTACGAGCGCAAAGATTACTACCCGTCGCAGATGTCCGGTGGCCAGCAGCAGCGTGCGGCTATTGCGCGCGCATTGGCGATGGAGCCGGAAGTCATGCTGTTCGACGAGCCCACCTCGGCCCTGGACCCGGAATTGGTCGGCGAAGTGTTGCGCGTCATGCAGAGTCTGGCCGAAGAAGGCCGCACGATGATCGTGGTGACCCATGAGATGGCCTTTGCCAGGGATGTGTCCTCGCAGGTCCTGTTCTTGCATCAAGGGCGTATTGAAGAACAAGGGACCCCGGAAAAAGTCTTCGACAATCCCGACTCGGAACGTATGAAACAGTTTCTGGCACCCAACTTCTAA